TGCCCCACAGCCCCACGGCCATGCCCTCACTCTCTGGCACGACGAAACCCAAACTGTACAGGACATCGCCCACTTTAACCAGCTTGACGCCGCGCGTTACCCGGCATTTGTGCGCCAGGTGGCCCGGTTTGCCGCCATCTGGGGCGAGATCATGGCCCAAACGCCGCCAGACCTGATGGCCCTGGACCTGAACGACGCCGCCAGTTGGGGCAAAATCGGCTGGCAGCTCAAGCGGCTGGGTGACCACGACATGATGGAATTTTTGCGTGTCTTGCCGCTGGCCCTGAGCGATTATTTGGATGAGTGGTTTGAAGGCGATGCACTGAAGGGGGCGCTGGCAGTGGATGGGCTGGTGGGCAGCCAGTTGGGGCCGCGCAGTGCGGGCACAACCCTGTTGTTTTTTTATCGCCACGCCAATGGTTTTATGAACGGCCGTATCCCCCGTGGCGGCATGGGTCAATTGTCGGCGGCGCTGGCTGCCGCCGCCCAAAGCTATGGCGCGGTAATTTGCACCGGCACGGCCGTGCAGCAAATCCTGGTCAACGACGATGATCAGGCCACCGGCGTCCGTCTGGCCGACGGCGCGGAGCTGACCAGCCGCGTCATCCTCTCCAGCGCCGATCCGCGCCGCACCCTGTTTGGCTTAATTGGGCCGCAAAAGCTGGAGCCGCGCTTTATGCGCGCCGTGCGCAGCATCATCTATCGCGGCTGCACCGCCAAAGTGAACCTGGCTTTGTCTGGCCTGCCAGAATTTGTCGGTCAGACGACCGAAGCGCAGCTAACCGGCCGGATTCGCATCGCCCCAGACCTGACCTACCTGGAAAAGGCGTATGATGCCGCCAAATACGGCCGTATCTCCCCCCATCCCTTCCTCGATGCCACCATCCCCAGCCTGCTGGACCCCACCCTTGCCCCGGCCGGGCAGCACATCATGGGCATCACCATGCAGTATGCCCCTTATGCCCTGCGCAGCGGCGATTGGCAAACGGAACGGGAGCGCCTGGGCGACCTGATTATCCAAACGATGGCCCAGTACGCGCCCGATTTGCCGTTGCTCATCGGCCAGCGCCAGGTTCTCACCCCGCTGGATTGGGAGCAGATGTATGGCCTGGCGGAGGGCAGCATTCATCATGGGCAAATGGGCCTGGAGCAGTTGTTGGTGATGCGGCCGGTGTCGGCCTGGGGGCAGTACCGCACCCCCATTAAAAATGTCTATCTGTGCGGCGCCGGCGCGCACCCTGGCGGCGGCGTCACCGGCGCGCCCGGCCGTAACGCGGCGCGAGAAGTGCTGTCGGTCTTGCCGAAGCGTTAGAATAGTTACAAAACGAGGAGAATATGGCGAAATCTATCAGCCTGGGAACGGCCGTTGCCCAACCCGGAACCATCCAATACGGCCAATGGGACGCCATCACTCACCCCACCGGCCACGACGATTACCTGCCG
Above is a genomic segment from Candidatus Leptovillus gracilis containing:
- a CDS encoding NAD(P)/FAD-dependent oxidoreductase — its product is MSQTQYDAIIVGAGHNGLTAAAYLAQAGHRVLVVEQRPLSGGVAATEEVWPGFHVNTGAPDAGLFPETIVRELFLKMHGLEFRQGPTAVFAPQPHGHALTLWHDETQTVQDIAHFNQLDAARYPAFVRQVARFAAIWGEIMAQTPPDLMALDLNDAASWGKIGWQLKRLGDHDMMEFLRVLPLALSDYLDEWFEGDALKGALAVDGLVGSQLGPRSAGTTLLFFYRHANGFMNGRIPRGGMGQLSAALAAAAQSYGAVICTGTAVQQILVNDDDQATGVRLADGAELTSRVILSSADPRRTLFGLIGPQKLEPRFMRAVRSIIYRGCTAKVNLALSGLPEFVGQTTEAQLTGRIRIAPDLTYLEKAYDAAKYGRISPHPFLDATIPSLLDPTLAPAGQHIMGITMQYAPYALRSGDWQTERERLGDLIIQTMAQYAPDLPLLIGQRQVLTPLDWEQMYGLAEGSIHHGQMGLEQLLVMRPVSAWGQYRTPIKNVYLCGAGAHPGGGVTGAPGRNAAREVLSVLPKR